In Herbaspirillum seropedicae, a single window of DNA contains:
- a CDS encoding helix-turn-helix domain-containing protein: MFSEEIGGRIKEVRLANGLSQRELGQRLDTSTGHISWLEAGKAMPGGELLLQLHREFSVDLNWLLTGEEGEPGVMETDEEVRQLVDHYCRVDLQGREILRSLASYVGREKKPSTG; the protein is encoded by the coding sequence ATGTTCAGCGAGGAAATCGGCGGCCGCATCAAGGAGGTGCGGCTGGCCAACGGGCTGAGCCAGCGTGAGCTGGGGCAGCGACTTGATACATCCACCGGTCACATCAGCTGGCTGGAAGCCGGCAAGGCCATGCCAGGCGGTGAGCTGTTGTTGCAGTTGCACCGTGAATTCTCGGTAGACCTGAACTGGCTGCTCACGGGAGAGGAGGGCGAACCTGGCGTGATGGAAACGGATGAGGAGGTGCGGCAATTGGTAGACCATTATTGCCGCGTCGATCTCCAGGGGCGGGAGATCCTCCGCAGCCTGGCCAGCTATGTAGGCCGCGAGAAGAAGCCCTCCACCGGCTAG
- a CDS encoding helix-turn-helix domain-containing protein produces the protein MGKHIGKSDTSGMRISKDAIGERLKSVRLLAGMNQRDFAARLKTSGAYISCVELGHSMPGGRFLRSLHHEFDVNVNWLLTGQEPSLPPRYGLHVRSLVSDYGGASQAGRSLIMAVASYLVGQGA, from the coding sequence ATGGGAAAACACATCGGTAAATCCGATACCTCCGGCATGCGCATTTCCAAGGACGCCATCGGTGAGCGCCTCAAGAGCGTGCGCCTTCTGGCGGGGATGAACCAGCGCGACTTCGCTGCGCGCCTGAAGACCTCGGGGGCTTACATCAGCTGCGTGGAACTGGGGCATAGCATGCCCGGCGGTCGCTTCCTGCGCAGTCTGCATCACGAGTTCGATGTCAACGTCAACTGGTTGCTGACCGGGCAGGAGCCCAGCCTGCCGCCGCGCTACGGCCTTCACGTACGGTCTCTGGTCAGCGACTATGGCGGCGCATCGCAGGCCGGCAGGTCGCTGATCATGGCGGTGGCGTCCTATCTGGTGGGGCAGGGCGCATGA